From one Gossypium hirsutum isolate 1008001.06 chromosome D08, Gossypium_hirsutum_v2.1, whole genome shotgun sequence genomic stretch:
- the LOC107912453 gene encoding N-alpha-acetyltransferase 35, NatC auxiliary subunit — protein sequence MADKPVYEEASIDGQPPKLASIPASDTTVWADASPLLQAACAGLRDGELIHGDNFNLFAAMSALEIMDPKMDSGIVCTYYSIDEAIENGAAPIPISLDSTIDVRCTIDIMDHLLACEAAWHKGHSLAQTVFSCIYLLRLDRTAPHALLHSYCRIIRATCKAVVSVVSDARTHEEEDLFTMTYGLPLNGDGDDKCLSILNAVEETISRQLRACKATSSKRRLPEDLEPLQSNPNLEEGFCKALLCRLRFRKHFFHVLSCMKRPQGRGLESARKHIASCLTELESILKSADFLRSCFDESCEGDIDDKTTASGFEPIGFDAMLNSRLSAPTPPRAIKILSWKKAVEYFVKLLHDLDVICSYSLDPHLESLLRFVVQFQKSQPDLVARSHLQLLLVQDGKLYGRDPFFAVINKAAALPEATKNHDIQKNESFLQLGMLVMNLLKILCTNAAWQRRKLGKFLQDWRVIYVQLELAFRNEYGEVSSSSNDENKCMKIFQHILLWVEEQTYWIAFRFLILGFELELYSTGEYCMVYWYLYAVLIKLTEKTHLMMAVSHDTAKRKGKKKKDSPKDLARESRIPPAVLFLQCYICLAEGLTMMLAALRNEIPVFHSPSPFNTEHEKFVQHFELLQRACIPDHVSYPSYKESTTHARFSTLAMYNYFKDAQRIAKEVKSSFSNDPERLAELRKLEQVAEHNSVAQNVICRLGALDPSLKVSFEFSHHPFFATVVVKRS from the exons ATGGCTGATAAGCCAGTTTATGAAGAAGCCTCCATCGACGGCCAACCACCCAAGCTTGCCTCGATTCCCGCCAGCGACACCACTGTCTGGGCCGACGCTTCGCCTCTCCTTCAAGCCGCCTGTGCAG GTCTTAGAGATGGAGAGCTCATTCATGGGGACAATTTCAACCTTTTTGCTGCCATGTCTGCTTTAGAG ataATGGATCCAAAGATGGATTCAGGTATTGTTTGTACATATTATTCTATTGATGAGGCCATTGAAAATGGTGCTGCTCCTATTCCTATCAGCCTTGACAGCACCATTGATGTCCGCTGCACCATTGATATCATGGACCATCTTCTAGCTTGTGAG GCAGCATGGCATAAGGGTCATTCCTTGGCACAAACTGTGTTTTCTTGCATCTATCTTCTGAGGCTTGATAGGACTGCTCCACATGCCTTATTGCATTCTTATTGTAGAATTATACGCGCAACCTGCAAGGCAGTAGTGTCAGTTGTTTCAGATGCCCGCACACATGAA GAGGAGGATCTTTTCACCATGACATATGGTCTTCCTTTAAATGGGGATGGAGATGATAAGTGCTTATCAATATTGAATGCTGTTGAAGAGACAATATCTCGCCAGTTACGTGCATGTAAAGCTACATCATCGAAAAGAAGACTACCAGAAG ATTTGGAGCCATTACAGTCCAACCCCAATTTGGAAGAAGGATTCTGCAAAGCTTTATTGTGCCGCTTACGTTTTCGTAAG CATTTTTTCCATGTCCTTTCATGTATGAAACGACCCCAGGGGAGGGGTCTGGAGTCTGCAAGAAAACATATAGCTTCCTGCTTGACTGAGCTGGAATCCATTCTAAAATCAGCGGACTTTCTGAGGTCTTGTTTTGATGAATCTTGTGAAGGTGATATAGATGACAAAACTACTGCTTCAGGTTTTGAACCAATTGGATTTGATGCTATGCTAAACAGTAGATTATCTGCCCCCACACCACCACGTGCAATTAAAATTCTTAGTTGGAAAAAG GCGGTTGAATATTTTGTAAAACTTCTTCATGATCTTGATGTTATTTGCTCTTACTCATTGGATCCTCATTTAGAAAGTCTTTTGCGCTTTGTGGTTCAGTTCCAGAAATCTCAACCTGATTTGGTGGCACGATCTCATCTGCAG CTTCTATTGGTTCAAGATGGGAAACTCTATGGACGTGATCCTTTCTTTGCAGTGATAAATAAAGCTGCTGCATTGCCTGAAGCCACCAAAAACCACGATATTCAGAAGAATGAATCTTTTCTGCAGCTAGGAATG TTGGTAATGAATTTGCTCAAAATACTTTGTACAAATGCTGCCTGGCAAAGGCGTAAGCTCGGCAAATTTTTGCAAGATTGGCGTGTTATCTATGTACAG CTTGAGCTTGCTTTCAGAAACGAGTATGGAGAAGTCTCAAGCAGTTCAAATGATGAG AATAAATGTatgaaaatattccaacatatTCTCCTTTGGGTGGAAGAGCAAACATACTGGATAGCATTTCGATTTCTCATATTGGGTTTTGAATTGGAACTTTATTCTACTGGTGAATACTGCATGGTATATTGGTACTTATATGCTGTCTTAATCAAGCTCACAGAGAAAACTCATCTTATGATGGCTGTCAGCCATGACACCG CTAAACGGaaggggaagaagaaaaaggatTCTCCTAAAGATTTGGCTAGAGAATCTCGGATCCCACCAGCAGTCTTGTTCCTTCAATGCTATATATGTCTTGCTGAAGGACTTACAATG ATGCTTGCTGCTTTGAGGAATGAAATCCCAGTCTTCCACAGTCCAAGCCCTTTTAATACCGAGCACGAG AAATTTGTTCAGCATTTTGAGCTTTTACAAAGAGCCTGCATTCCTGATCATGTTTCGTACCCGTCATACAAAGAATCAACAACTCATGCTCGCTTTTCT ACGCTAGCTATGTATAATTACTTCAAGGATGCTCAGAGGATCGCAAAGGAGGTGAAGAGTAGCTTCTCCAACGATCCAGAGAGGTTAGCCGAACTCCGAAAATTAGAGCAGGTAGCAGAACACAACAGTGTTGCTCAAAATGTCATTTGTCGGTTAGGAGCTCTTGACCCTTCACTTAAGGTGTCATTTGAGTTCAGCCATCATCCATTCTTTGCCACTGTTGTTGTCAAGAGATCTTAA